One Veillonellales bacterium genomic window, GCTACACCATCTCCAAGAACGATGTTTATCTTTCCATTGCAGGAACAATAGGTCTTGTAGGAATAATACCTAAAGATTTGGAAGGTTCAAACCTTACAGAGAATGCAGCAAAGTTGGTAATTAAATATCCCACGCACCTAAATAATCGCTATTTAGTTTTTTGCATAGCATCAGATTATGTGCAAAAACAAATAAATGTTCTCACCCATGCAGTAGGAGTGCCAAAACTTGCACTGGAAAGAATCAAACTTTTAGAAATTCCGTTGGCTCCAATCGAATTTCAGAATAAACTTGTTACAGAGATGAACCAAGAGGATGACTTAGTCCAAAAATGTCATGAAATAATTTCTCAATTTGAGGAAAAGATTACAGTTTTAATAGAACGAATCTGGGAAACATCTTAATGCCTGTCCCTGGTAGGATAATAATAAGTATGAAGTTGTAAACATGAGAAAATATTTCACAACTCACTCAGCAATTTTCTTGAAACTTTGTCTACCCATTGCACTTTCGGTAAAGGCAAGTTATTCGTTAGCCACGATTCAACATATTGCTACGTTAGGAGATTTTAAAGATGTCTGGGTTTTTAAAAAAAATATCTTTTGTCCTTAAAAATAGATTTGTCGTTTTGATATTATTTTTATTAGTAACAGCAATAATTCAATATATTTTTTGGGGAACTTTTCTTCCAAGTAATGAAAATAAAGATCTTTGGTTCTATTCCGGGATTTTTATGATTTTATTTTCGGTCTTATTTATTGAGCCCTATTATACATCCCCCAAAAATGTTATCACGAATGTTATTCCGCTCTTACTTGTTATACTTGCTATTAAAGACTCCTTTGTCAATGTGATACTTTGGTGGGCCGGAATGATTGTTTTGTCCTTGCTTCTTGCCGCATCAGTTATTGCCTTATCTTTAGACGATAAAAATGTAAGCCAAGATCATTGGAAAAACAAAGTGTCAGAATTTTTAAAAAGATATGTAGTTAGAATTGGCCAAGGAAAAGTACTTTATTCAGCTGCATTTGTCTATTTTTTACTCAATTATTATTCCATACAAAATTTATACACGTTAATATTATTCATTCTTTGGTTTTTTGTTTTATCAGTCGATCCAAAAAGTCTTCATACTAATCTCATTCCACCATACCCATCAGATGACAAATACCAAATAGGCGAAATATTTAGTGTTCAATCGAAAAAAATGTTTCTCGTCAAAGTTTATAGCGATAAGAGCATTCATAAATTTGACATTGTCGAATTCAGACACTCTATTCAAGATTCTAAAGAATTGGCAATAACAGGAATAGTCTTTGACACTTATCTTCTAAACCGAGAAAAATGGGGGAAAATTCTCCAGTTATCTGAACCACAACAAGTTACGGAAAGACTTGAAAAAGACATCGTATATAAAATTTCAAATAATGAGAAAATAAAACTTTTAACCGCGCAATTGCGAATTAACGATATTGTTGGAGTCGTTTCTGATAATTCGTGCATAGGAAAAATAAATTTCGAGTATTCAAAAAAGAATGATAATTTACAGGAAGGGGATTTGCTTGAACTAACGATTGGCAGTAATCGTATCTTCTATCAAGTGATTAATGGATACACTAAATTAGAAAAACTAGAGAATAAGGACGAAACAGGATATATTGAAGGAGTAGCTTTGCAGTTGGGGGAATGGAAGGACAGTGATATATCGTTTCAAAAATTTGGATGGGTTCCTTCAATTAACACACCAATATTCAAGGCTGATACATCAGATATTTCGATAAGTAGTATTACTTATCCACAATATAAGTTAGGTGTAGTTCCTGGTACACAGTTGCCGGCTGTAATTAATTTACGAGATGCAGTTAGCCATCATATGGCATTACTAGGAGTAACCGGAGCAGGGAAATCTTTCCTGGCCAGGGAAATCATCAAGGAAATTAAGAAAGATACCAAAGTAATCTGTGTCGATTTCAATAAAGAATTCGTTTCAACTATGGACCCCGTCCCCACAAACATAATTAGTGATGATCAAGCAAAATTGGTTTCAGAAAAAATTGATTGGATCAACAATGAATTGAATAAATTTTCAAATCAACAAGAGACAGAAAAAATTATTGCTGAGAAAAACGAAATAACAAGCATACTAAA contains:
- a CDS encoding DUF87 domain-containing protein → MSGFLKKISFVLKNRFVVLILFLLVTAIIQYIFWGTFLPSNENKDLWFYSGIFMILFSVLFIEPYYTSPKNVITNVIPLLLVILAIKDSFVNVILWWAGMIVLSLLLAASVIALSLDDKNVSQDHWKNKVSEFLKRYVVRIGQGKVLYSAAFVYFLLNYYSIQNLYTLILFILWFFVLSVDPKSLHTNLIPPYPSDDKYQIGEIFSVQSKKMFLVKVYSDKSIHKFDIVEFRHSIQDSKELAITGIVFDTYLLNREKWGKILQLSEPQQVTERLEKDIVYKISNNEKIKLLTAQLRINDIVGVVSDNSCIGKINFEYSKKNDNLQEGDLLELTIGSNRIFYQVINGYTKLEKLENKDETGYIEGVALQLGEWKDSDISFQKFGWVPSINTPIFKADTSDISISSITYPQYKLGVVPGTQLPAVINLRDAVSHHMALLGVTGAGKSFLAREIIKEIKKDTKVICVDFNKEFVSTMDPVPTNIISDDQAKLVSEKIDWINNELNKFSNQQETEKIIAEKNEITSILKKEFETFLSGTTSVAVFELPDVSNTTGILDYTKYFFKVLFETVKEKQTADTPVRLCVVIEEAHTVIPEWNFTGSSDKSSQALVNSIGQVALQGRKYGIGFLVIAQRTANVSKTVLTQCNTVICFQAFDETSFNFLSNYIGKDMAQALPNLKKFHAVIAGKAVKSNIPMIVDLTRDIH